The sequence GCCGGGCAACTCCCGCGGGTGAGGCAGGGGGCCGGCGCCACGAGAACAGCCGGGGCGACTCAGGCCGCCGCGTCCTTCTTGTAGGTCTCGGCGTAGTGCTTCTCGCACAGGCCGCCCTTCAGCACCTTGGTGCGGCACTCCGGCTTGGAGCACACGCGGTAGCGCGAGTGGGGCAGCTCGCCCTGGCGCCACTTCTTGAAGTGGAAGAAGCAATAGCTCTTCGCACGGTAGGGGCGCTTGCAGCCCTCCACGGTGCACGCCTTCTTGCCGCTGCCCTTGGCGGTGCGCGGCCAATGGGTGAGCTTCGTCGTCTGGGTGGCCTCGGCCATGGTACGGACTCTCCTGCGAATCGATGCTTGGAAGACCCGCGGCGCCACCTGTGGGTGGATCCGCCACGATGTGAAGGCGGACGGTGTATCGCCGGGTTTCGCGGAACGCAAGGAGCCTGGAGACCCGGCAGGGCCCCGGAGGCCTCATCCGTCAGGGAGCGGCCAGGCCTTCATCGGCCTTGGG is a genomic window of Corallococcus macrosporus containing:
- a CDS encoding vegetative protein, whose protein sequence is MAEATQTTKLTHWPRTAKGSGKKACTVEGCKRPYRAKSYCFFHFKKWRQGELPHSRYRVCSKPECRTKVLKGGLCEKHYAETYKKDAAA